The Kogia breviceps isolate mKogBre1 chromosome 16, mKogBre1 haplotype 1, whole genome shotgun sequence genome window below encodes:
- the SAP18 gene encoding histone deacetylase complex subunit SAP18: protein MLAVGVGGQGERVAGSRRKMAVESRVTQEEIKKEPEKPIDREKTCPLLLRVFTTNNGRHHRMDEFSRGNVPSSELQIYTWMDATLKELTSLVKEVYPEARKKGTHFNFAIVFTDLKRPGYRVKEIGSTMSGRKGTDDSMTLQSQKFQIGDYLDIAITPPNRAPPPSGGRMRPY, encoded by the exons ATGCTAGCTGTTGGGGTCGGAGGTCAGGGTGAGCGTGTAGCGGGCAGCAGGAGGAAGATGGCGGTGGAGTCGCGCGTTACTCAGGAGGAGATTAAGAAGGAGCCCGAGAAGCCCATCGATCGGGAGAAG ACCTGCCCGCTGTTGCTGCGCGTCTTCACCACCAACAACGGCCGCCACCACCGCATGGACGAGTTCTCCCGCGGAAACGTGCCGTCCAGCGAGCTGCAGATCTACACCTG gatggATGCAACCTTGAAAGAACTGACTAGTTTAGTAAAAGAAGTCTACCCAGAAGCCAGAAAGAAGGGCACACACTTCAATTTTGCAATTGTTTTTACAGATCTTAAAAGGCCTGGCTATCG AGTAAAGGAGATCGGCAGCACCATGTCTGGGAGAAAAGGGACTGACGACTCCATGACGCTGCAGTCGCAGAAGTTCCAAATCGGAGACTATCTGGACATAGCGATCACGCCTCCAAATCGGGCACCGCCTCCTTCAGGAGGGCGCATGAGGCCatactga